In the genome of Notamacropus eugenii isolate mMacEug1 chromosome 5, mMacEug1.pri_v2, whole genome shotgun sequence, one region contains:
- the RPS9 gene encoding small ribosomal subunit protein uS4, whose product MPVARSWVCRKTYVTPRRPFEKSRLDQELKLIGEYGLRNKREVWRVKFTLAKIRKAARELLTLDEKDPRRLFEGNALLRRLVRIGVLDEGKMKLDYILGLKIEDFLERRLQTQVFKLGLAKSIHHARVLIRQRHIRVRKQVVNIPSFIVRLDSQKHIDFSLRSPYGGGRAGRVKRKNAKKGQGGAGTGDDEEED is encoded by the exons ATGCCGGTCGCCAGGAGCTGGGTGTGTCGGAAGACGTACGTGACGCCGCGGCGGCCCTTTGAGAAGTCGCGGCTGGACCAGGAGCTGAAGTTGATCG gcgAGTACGGGCTCCGCAACAAGCGCGAGGTGTGGAGGGTCAAGTTCACGCTGGCCAAGATCCGCAAGGCGGCGCGGGAGCTGCTCACGCTGGACGAGAAGGACCCGCGGCGGCTGTTCGAAG GGAACGCGCTGCTGCGGCGCCTGGTGCGCATCGGCGTCCTGGACGAAGGTAAGATGAAGCTGGACTACATCCTGGGCCTGAAGATCGAGGACTTCCTGGAGCGGCGCCTGCAGACGCAGGTCTTCAAGCTGGGCCTGGCCAAGTCCATCCACCACGCGCGCGTGCTCATCCGCCAGAGGCACATCAG GGTCCGGAAGCAGGTGGTGAACATCCCCTCCTTCATCGTGCGCCTCGACTCGCAGAAGCACATCGACTTCTCCCTGCGCTCGCCCTACGGGGGCGGCCGGGCTGGCAGAGTCAAGAGGAAGAATGCCAAGAAGGGCCAGGGAGGGGCGGGCACCGGCGACGACGAGGAGGAGGATTAA